A single window of Carassius auratus strain Wakin chromosome 9, ASM336829v1, whole genome shotgun sequence DNA harbors:
- the LOC113108996 gene encoding uncharacterized protein LOC113108996: protein MENRSTEKQTRKRKTKRIHAFFRRIGKTLKLCTLHCYGDDILSPFPSDDPADLQPRLSGLEWALSIDPCPSGLELTVNTNPADPDGSLVSEPSSLEVISDSDQADPEPSPVPGQSSLDLKLTLDPGLSKLVSETMNVPGLSSLDVTPEPSLSSIEMKPDMDLTEPKPSSVPGPSGFEAAIEQQSTKRKKKGICAFFRRTWRVVKCAALCGQRGNKVAPDPFAIDPVAQQENSDLQPDLFRLEWLTLNAEPTYLEPSPVPGPSKLNNEPMPAPHQSGYEPPVEKQRKIRMKKDIRAFFQRTWRTVKFPSLAPDSCRVEPVVHWDQVDLQPGLSGPLWLSRNDPGPSCFEVTVMANQNPPDSKPDPFSLQSHLTLDPGPAGLVVELTSVPGPSSQEIMPVYGSDMGLDVPELKPIPGSSLVLTAAVDLIDPEPSSASGSCSCRRTPDTDLDNSKQKHVPVLSGFWPTAAKFSSRYDVGRKLGQGGFGSVYKGTHRFSGRKVAIKFLPKNLWNSLINVPGSTEPLLSEVVMNVMVCAPPKSPYIVQMIEWFDQTHQFVIVMEYPHPCQTLLEFTMCHGCCLDESVARGLMRQAVLAAKHCIERGILHNDIKTDNMLVNTETLQLKLIDFSCSKRINMSCSEDHQQAVGSTVWSLAMVLLEIVNGDQPMSVLQKARHPLIPNFSSAPSLIMGNLKYMRFSSPKISVKVFSQGKFFTSPHLFHNE from the exons ATGGAGAACCGCTCAACAG aaaaacaaaCCAGAAAGAGGAAGACAAAACGCATCCATGCATTCTTCCGGCGAATTGGGAAGACTTTAAAGCTTTGCACCCTACACTGCTACGGGGACGATATATTGTCCCCATTTCCATCCGATGATCCAGCAGATCTCCAGCCACGTTTATCTGGCCTTGAATGGGCGTTATCAATCGATCCATGTCCATCTGGTTTGGAGCTGACAGTTAACACCAATCCGGCTGATCCTGATGGGTCATTGGTCTCAGAACCATCCAGTCTTGAGGTGATATCTGACAGTGATCAGGCTGATCCAGAGCCATCACCTGTCCCAGGTCAATCCAGCCTCGATTTAAAGTTAACACTGGATCCAGGTCTATCCAAACTGGTTTCTGAGACAATGAATGTCCCAGGACTATCTAGTCTTGATGTAACACCTGAACCAAGTCTATCCAGTATTGAGATGAAACCGGACATGGATCTAACCGAGCCCAAGCCATCATCTGTCCCAGGTCCATCTGGTTTTGAGGCAGCTATTG AACAACAATCaacaaagaggaagaagaaaggcATCTGTGCATTCTTCCGCCGAACATGGAGGGTTGTTAAGTGTGCTGCTCTCTGTGGCCAAAGGGGCAACAAAGTGGCTCCAGATCCATTTGCCATTGACCCAGTGGCTCAACAGGAAAATTCAGATCTCCAGCCAGATTTATTCAGACTTGAGTGGCTGACACTTAATGCTGAGCCAACATATCTGGAGCCATCACCTGTCCCAGGCCCATCCAAACTGAATAATGAGCCAATGCCTGCCCCACATCAGTCTGGTTATGAGCCACCTGTTG aaaaacaaagaaaaatcagGATGAAGAAAGACATCCGAGCATTCTTCCAGCGAACATGGAGGACTGTTAAGTTTCCCTCCTTGGCCCCAGATTCATGTCGAGTTGAGCCAGTAGTTCATTGGGATCAAGTGGACCTCCAGCCAGGTCTATCTGGTCCCTTGTGGTTGTCAAGGAATGATCCAGGTCCTTCTTGTTTCGAGGTGACAGTCATGGCCAACCAAAATCCACCTGATTCTAAGCCAGATCCATTCAGCCTCCAGTCACAC ttaacACTTGACCCAGGCCCAGCTGGTCTTGTAGTTGAGTTGACGTCTGTCCCAGGACCATCCAGTCAGGAGATAATGCCAGTCTATGGGTCTGACATGGGTCTGGATGTTCCTGAGCTAAAACCCATTCCAGGTTCCAGTCTCGTTCTGACAGCTGCTGTGGATCTGATTGATCCCGAGCCGTCATCTGCCTCTGGTTCATGCAGCTGCAGGCGGACACCTGACACTGATCTGGACAATTCTAAacaaaaacatgtcccagtccTATCTGGTTTTTGGCCAACTGCAG caaAATTTTCCTCCCGTTATGATGTGGGACGGAAGTTGGGACAGGGAGGTTTTGGCTCTGTGTATAAGGGGACTCACAGATTTAGTGGACGGAAG GTTGCTATCAAATTTCTACCTAAGAATCTCTGGAACAGCTTAATTAATGTg CCTGGATCTACAGAACCTCTGCTGTCAGAAGTGGTTATGAATGTGATGGTGTGCGCACCTCCGAAAAGCCCCTACATTGTACAAATGATCGAGTGGTTTGATCAGACACATCAGTTCGTCATAGTTATGGAATATCCACATCCATGTCAGACCTTGCTGGAATTTACCATGTGCCATGGATGTTGTCTGGATGAATCTGTGGCACGTGGTTTAATGCGGCAAGCGGTGCTTGCAGCCAAACACTGCATTGAACGGGGCATCTTACACAATGACATCAAGACGGACAACATGCTGGTCAACACAGAGACACTGCAGCTCAAACTAATAGACTTCAGCTGTAGCAAACGTATTAACATGTCTTGCTCTGAAG ATCATCAACAGGCGGTTGGATCAACAGTCTGGTCTTTGGCTATGGTACTTTTGGAGATAGTAAACGGAGACCAGCCCATGAGTGTTTTGCAGAAAGCACGTCATCCTTTGATACCAAATTTCTCCAGTG CTCCCTCTTTAATCATGGGAAATTTGAAGTACATGCGCTTCTCCAGTCCGAAGATATCGGTGAAAGTTTTTTCCCAAGGTAAGTTTTTCACTTCACCACATCTCTTCCACAATGAATAG